The DNA region CGATCCCGGTGCAGTTGGGTCTGTACGTAGTGGTGGCAGCACGGAGCCACGAGCATCGCACCCGCGGAGGACTTCAGCCCGGCCATGAGTGCGGCGTCGGTAGCCGTATCGCAGGCATGGAGGGCTATCAGGATGTCGCAGGGTCCGGCGGCAAGGTCCTCGAGGCGGCCGACGTCGAACCGTGCGTTCACGAAGCCGAGACCGGAGGCGACGGTACGGCAGTGATCGATCACTGCCGGATTGCTGTCGATACCGAGCAGATGGACATCCAGGCCCAGGCCCTTCAGGACATGATAGAGGGCGAGGCTGAGGTAGGCCTTGCCGCAGCCGGCGTCGATGATGGTCAGGGGACGCGAGCGAACCGTCAGGGCGTCCAGCGTCAGGGCGATCGTGATCAGATGGTTGAGCTGCCGGAACTTGTCGGCCATGGGTGCCCGTATGACGCCGTCGGCGGTCGCGAGATCGAGCGCATGCAGCAGTGCGGCATCGCGTTCCGGCAGGAGCGGATGCTGCTTGGTGCGGTCCCCTGCCGGATCGCTCCAGTCGAGACGGGATGGCGGACGTTCCTTCACGGTGAAGCGCTCCGGCTTCCTGGCCGAACGCATGATATGAAGGTCCCGCCCGGGGGTCTGGATCAGCACCTGCCGGTAGGGCAGTTCGGCGAGGCGTGCGGCGATGACGCCGATGTCGTCGCCCATCTTCGTGAAATGCTGCCGGTCCGTCTGGGACTCGCATCGCACGACGTTCCCGGTACGTTTGAGGGTGATCTTCCTCGGCATGACGGGGGCACCGAACATCGCCGCGTCCGTGGTCGCCCACCCATGATCGTGGGCTGGCGCGGAGAACGTGGCCACGAGGGGATCGGAGGCGGCAACGAGGTGGGGCAGGGTCGGGGTCGGGTCCAGCATTCCGCAAGATAGCCGCGTTGCCGGAAACAGGTGGCAGACGTAACTTGCAGGTTCATTCCAACCGATCATCGATAGTCCATGACCTCCCAAGAGATCCGCCAGTCCTTCCTCGACTTTTTCGCCGCACGAGGCCATCGCGTCGTGCCGTCGGCGCCCGTGATTCCACATGGCGATCCTACGCTGCTGTTCACCAATGCGGGCATGAATCAGTTCAAGGATGTCTTCCTCGGTACCGGCAAACGCGACTACAGCCGTGCCGTCGATACGCAGAAGTGCATTCGCGTCTCCGGCAAGCACAACGACCTCGAAGAGGTGGGGTACGATACGTATCACCACACGTTCTTCGAGATGCTCGGCAACTGGAGCTTCGGTGACTACTACAAGGAAGAGGCACTGTCCTGGTCCTGGGAGCTGCTCACGGAAGTGTGGAAGCTGCCGAAGGAACGCCTCCATGCCACGGTCTACCGTACGGACGACGAAGCCTATGAAATCTGGAAGCGATTCCTTCCCGAATCGCAGATCCATCGGTTCGACGAGAAGGACAACTTCTGGGAGATGGGCGATACGGGGCCTTGCGGACCGTGTTCCGAAATCCATTTCGACCGCACGCCCGACTGTACGGGCGGCCCGCTCGTGAACGCCGGTGTCCAGGAAGTCATCGAAATCTGGAACAACGTCTTCATCCAGTACAACCGTCGTGCCGACGGTTCGCTGGAAGAACTGGCCTCCAAGCACGTGGACACGGGGATGGGCTTCGAGCGCGTCACGGCAGTGATGCAGGGCAAGATGTCGAACTACGATACCGATGTCTTCCAGCCGCTCATCGGCTATACGTCGGCCCTGTGCGGACGTCCCTATCGTACCGAACTCGACGATGCGGACGGGGTGGCCATGCGTGTCATCGCCGATCACGTCCGTACGCTTTCCTTCGCCATCGCCGATGGCGCCATTCCGGGTAATGAAGGCAGGGGATACGTCCTGCGTCGCATCCTGCGCCGTGCGGCGCGATATGCACGGAATCTCGGAATGACGGAGCCGGTGCTCTACAAGCACGTCGGTATCCTCTGCGACACGATGGGCGACGTGTTTCCCGAGCTCGTGAAGCAGCGGTCGATGATCGAACGCGTGATGAAGGCGGAAGAGGAATCCTTTCTCGCCACGCTCGAACGCGGCCTCGTGCGCTTCGAAGCGCTGGCGAACGAACATGCCGGTACGATTCCGGGTTGGGATGCATTCGAACTGTACGACACCTATGGCTTCCCGCTGGACCTCACGCAGCTTCTCGCCCGTGAGCGCGGAATGGACGTCGACGTCGCCGGGTATGAAACGCAACTCGAAGAGCAACGCGCACGTTCGCGTGCGGCACGAAAATCCCATGTCCAGGAAGTGACGTCGTCGACCATCGACGCCGTGTCACATTTCACTGGCTACGAGCACGATGTGGAAGAGGCGAAGGTGCTCTATGTCGAGGACAATCGCATCGTCCTCGACGCGACACCGTTCTACGTCGAAATGGGTGGTCAGGTCGGCGACACCGGAACCATCGTCGTCGGTGGTGCGGAGTATCGGGTCGAGGATGTACGCAAGAGCGGCGATGCCATCGTCCATGTCTGCGAAGTGCAGGTCGACGCTGCCGTAGGAGATACGGCATTGGCGAAGCTGGACGCCGGCCGTCGCCGGGACATCGCACGAGAGCATTCGGCCACGCACATCCTGCACGAGGCGCTTCGCCGCGTTCTGGGGTCGCATGTCCAGCAGGCAGGATCGCTCGTCGCTCCCGATCATCTGCGCTTCGACTTCTCGCATTTCGAACGGGTCCATCCCGACGAGCTCGATTCCATCGAGCGGATGGTGAACGAAAAGATCTTTGAAAGCATAGGCATCTATACCGAAGAACTTTCGATCGAGAAAGCACGCACCATCCCGAACGTGAAGATGTTCTTCGGTGACAAGTACGGTGACAAGGTACGCGTCGTCTTCATCGACGAGAAGTTCTCCGTCGAGTTGTGCGGTGGCACGCACGTACGTAACACCAGCGAGATCGGACTCTTCAAGATCGTCAGCGAAAGCAGCGTGGCCAGCGGCATCCGTCGTATCGAAGCCATCGCCGGACGCACCATACCGTCGTGGCTCAAGGACCAGCAGGCTCTGGCCCGCGTCCATGAACGCGAACGCGACGACCTGCAGGATCGCATCCGGCAACTGGAACGGGAGCTCGCTTCGCTCCGCACGGCTGAACTCGCCAATGCCATTCCGTCGATCATCGCCGGGGCGCAGTCGCTGGACGGCTTCCGCGTCGCGACCGGTACGGTCGCTGCAGAGGATCCGGAACAACTGAAGTCGCTCGGCGACGAGTTGCGTTCGGCACTCAAGACGCAGGGCGTCGGTGTCCTGGCCAGCGTCAACGACGACAAGGTCCAGCTCGTCTGCGTCGTGACCGACGATCTCGTTCCACGCATCAAGGCAGGTGCCATCGTCGGAGCGATCGCGAAGGAACTCGGCGGCGGCGGCGGCGGCAAACCTCATATGGCTACGGCCGGTGGACGTGATGTGGCAGGACTTCCGGCAGTGATGGAGCGCATACCGTCGATCATTACACAGACCATTTCTTGATTTTGAAAGGACACGTACATGGCCAATTCATACGAAGCACTCGGTACGCTGCACGCAGTATTCGATACGCAGCAGGTGAAGGACACCTTCCGCAAGCGTGAGTTCGTCATCGAGATGCAGGACGGACAATATCCCCAGCACATCAAGTTCCAGGTGACGCAGGACCGCTGCGCACTGCTCGACAACTACAAGGTCGGCCAGGAAGTCAAGGTGCTCTTCAACCTGCGTGGACGCCCGTTCACGGGCAAGGATGGACAGACGCTGTACTTCACCAACCTCGAAGCATGGCGGGTCGAAGCCGCCCAGCCGGGCGGAGTCGCTGGACAGGACTTCTCGCAGATTCCTCCCGCCGCGGCGTCCAGCTCGGCAGCGGAATTCGACGACGTTCCGTTCTGATATCGTTTCCGCATCGTATCGATACACGGAGGGGAGCGATCGTACGATCGTTCCCTTGCCGTTTCATGGATGCGGAGCATACGACCGTCGATGCACGTATACGACGGTGGGTCGGAGGTCCGGCGCCGGCTATCGTGTCGTCGTCCTCATCGCCGACCCATACTACGGGACCGGAAGCATCATCATCGCCATGATCCGCATGGATCGTCGTGATACTCTACCGGTCAGACATCTCCATCTTGTCCTCGTACCTTTGTCTCCGTGAAAGAACACATCCTTCTTCTTGGTTCCGGTGGACGTGAGCATGCTCTTGCCCGTGCACTGAGGAATTCCGCTACCTGTGCGGAATTGTGGTGCGCACCGGGCAATCCCGGTACGTCGCACATCGCCACCAACGTCGATCTGTCCATCGCCGATCATGGGGCCGTCATCGAATGGTGCAAGGCCAACGGTATCACGCTCGTCGTCGTCGGTCCCGAGCAACCGCTCGAAGCGGGCATCGCGGATGCATTGAAGAATGCAGGTATCGATGTCTTCGGACCTTCCGCGTCCGCGGCCCGCATCGAATCGTCGAAGGGTTTCGCGAAGGACTTCATGGCGAGACACGGCATTCCCACGGCGAGCTATCGTCGGTTCGACATCGCCGAGCGGGATGCCGCACTGGCCTACGTGGCGGCTCATCCGCTGCCTGTCGTCGTCAAGGCCGATGGCCTTGCGGCGGGGAAGGGCGTCGTGGTCGCCACCACGACCGGCGAAGCCGAAGCGGCCGTGCAGGAGATGTTCGGAGGTACGTTCGGAACCAGTGGCGCATCCATCGTCGTCGAATCCTTCCTCGAAGGCGAGGAAGCCAGTCTGTTCGCCATCACCGATGGCGAACGATACGTCGTTCTCGCATCGGCACAGGATCATAAGCGCATCGGTGACGGCGACACCGGCAAGAACACGGGTGGGATGGGGTCGTACGCACCGGCTCCGCTCGTGACGGACGGTGTCCTGTCGTGGGCCGAAGAGCATATCATCAGGAGGGCCATCGACGGAATGAAGGCGGATGGACATCCCTTCGTAGGATGTCTCTATGCGGGACTCATGGTGAAGCCCGACGGTACGTCGAACGTCGTGGAATTCAACTGCCGGTTCGGAGACCCCGAAACGCAGACCGTCATGACCATCGTCGACGGCGACGTCGCTGCGTTGTTCGCCGGAGCTGCGCGCGGTGCCCTCGATTCCACGCATATCCGCAATGTCGCCGACGGCTGTGCCTGTACCGTCGTTCTCGCCTCGGGGGGATATCCCGATGCCTTCGACAAGGGCATGGTCGTGTCGGGTCTGGACGAGGCCGCTGCACTCGAGAACGTCATCGTCTATCATGCCGGTACACGCGAACAGGACGGTTCGATCGTCACCAGCGGTGGCCGGGTCTTCGGTGTGACGGCCAGGGGAGCGACGCTCAGCGAAGCCCGCGACCGCGCATACGAAGCCGTCGACCTGATCCAGTACACCAACCGGTATTTCAGACACGACATCGCCATGAAGGGCATCAATCGCAGCAAGGAACAGGAATGAAGGTCTGTGTGACCGGCGGTGCCGGGTTTATCGGCTCGCATCTCACCGATGCCTATCTCGCCGCAGGGCACGACGTCGTCGTGCTCGACAACTTCGTGACGGGTAAGGAAGTCAACGTCGCATCGTCGTCGGCTCGTGTCGTGCGCATGAGCCTCAATCATCCTGATCTCGATGCGTTCTTCGATGACGAGCGGTTCGACATCGTCAATCATCATGCGGCGCACATGGAGCTGCGCGTCAGTCTGGACAGCCCGCTCCACGATGCGGAGTCCAACATCCTCGGTTCGATCAGGGTGATGGAAGCGGCGCGGCGCAACGGTGTCCAGCACCTCGTTCTCGCATCCACGGGCGGAGCCGTCTACGGTGTGCAGGACTACTATCCTGCCGACGAGAACCATCCCACGCGACCGGAATCGCCCTATGCCGTGGCGAAGCGCTCGATGGAGCTCTATGCGGACTATTACCGCACCGTGCAGGGTATGAGCATCACCACGATGCGGTATACGAACGTCTATGGTCCGCGCCAGAACCCGTTCGGAGAAGCGGGCGTGATCGCCATCTTCCTCCAGAAGTGGATCGACGGGGGAACACCCTATATGTACGGTGACGGGGAACAGACCAGGGACTACATCTACATTTCCGATGTCGTCCGGGCCAACATGATCGCCACGGAGCGCCGGCTGCAGGGCATCTACAACTGCTGTACGGGCATCGAAACGTCGCTGAACACCATCGTGGACAACATGCGCAAGGCATATCGGGGGGAGACGCCCATTCACCGGACCGACGCCAAGGCCGGAGATCTGCGCCGGAGCGTCTGCTCGTCCATGAAGCTCCAGGAGGCTACGGGATGGCATCCTGCAGTCGGCGTCGAAGAGGGAATCGGCAAAACCGTCGCCTGGTTCACACGATAGACGTCCCTGTGCAAAACTTTCTTTACACTAAATGTCCGCCCGGTTCCACGAATGGACGGACGGTCTAATTCGGTGTAAGTGGGCTGAAACAGACATATTACGGCGATGGTTCGGCGTAAGGTACTGGGGGAGAACGGGCATCCGGCGGGAACCGGTATTGCGCATATGAAGGCACGGAATCGCATCCGGGCTTTCAGGTTACCTCCCGGCCTCGTATTTTTGGTCGTTTTTGTGCCATGGCCGTCATGAACGACAACGACTATCAAGGATAACCCTCCATGCAGGCATTGGGTACCGGTGGACGAATGGGCGCGACGATGCGCATTCTGATGATTGTTGCCACGGCAGGACTTCTGGTGTCCTGTAACGTGAGCGGCTTTTTCACGAGCTACGGCGACGATCCGGCATGGGTCGACCCCGATGCGAAAAAAGCCGATGCAGGCGGAGGCGATCAGGCTGGGGGCCCGGGCAAGGCCGTATATGGCCGTATCTGTGCTTCGTGCCATCTGGGCAACGGCAAGGGGGTACCTGCCAATAACATTCCGCCGCTCGCAGGATCCGAGTTCGCCCAGGGCGATCCGACCGTGCCGATCCGTATCGTCCTTCACGGATTCCGTGGACCGATCGTACGTGGCGGCGCCAACATCAATGGACAGATGGCTGCATGGCAGGATCAGCTCTCCGACCAGGACATCGCCGACGTGCTGACGTACGTACGCAGTTCCTTCGGCAATTCGGGAGCAGCGATAACGGCCGACGAGGTGAAGGAAGTTCGTGAGAAGACGGCTTCCCGCGTGGTGCCGTTCACGGAAGCCGACCTGCAACAGCCCCTGTAAGGCCAAACACAACACACGGAAACAACGATACACGGAGCTTCTGGTCATGAACGATATCCTGCGCGTCTTCGATATGCTCTCCTGGTTCCCGGAGAACATCAGCACCTTCGGTGCGGATCTGGACGCCCTGTTTGCAGTGATCTACTACCTCTGCGTCGGGATCTTCTTCCTTACGTTCGGTCTGATGATCATCTTCCTCATCAAGTACCGTTTCAGGCCGGAGCGCCGCGGCTACAACTACCACGGCAACAACATCGTGGAAGTGACCTGGACCATCCTGCCGACGATCCTCTTCGCCAGCCTCGGTGTGTATTCCGACGATATCTGGGAACAGACGAAGTATTCCAAGCGCGTGCCCCAGGCCGACGTGGAAATGCTCGTCCTCGGCAAGACCTACGGATGGTACTTCCTCTATCCTGGTGCCGACGGACAGTTCGGCCGTAATGCCCACAACACCCGCCAGTGCCGCGAGCTGATGAGCGCAACGAATCCCTTCGGTATGGACAGCACCGATCCCAAGGGCTTCGACGATATCGTGACCGAAAACCAGTTCCGCATTCCCGTCAACGCCAACGTCGTCATCCGCGGCTCGTCCATCGATGTGCTGCACAGCTTCTTCCTGCCGAACATGCGCGTGAAGCAGGACGTCATTCCGGGAACGTGGATGAACATCTGGTTCAATGCCTTCAAGACAGGGAAGTACGAGCTGGCCTGCGCCGAGCTCTGCGGCGGTGGCCATTACGCCATGCGCGCAGAATACCAGATCCTGTCCAAGGCCGACTACGACAAGTGGCTCGATCAGAAGGATGTAGAGGTCAAGGCCGCCCGTGCGCCCCAGGCGCCTGCACCGGCGACGCCGGAAACGGCAGATTCGACCAAGCCCGTTGCCTCACTCCGCTAACAACGAATAACGAAACGAGGAATCGTCATCATGAGCACAGCAACACTACACGCGCCCGAGTCCGCCTCCGAGGAGCACGGACATGAGCACCATGCGCTCCCGTGGTACAGGCAGTATCTGTTTTCGACGGACCACAAGGTCATCGCGAAGCAGTTCATGCTCGTATCGCTGTTCTTCCTCTTCGTAGGCGGGGCCTTCGCGCTGTTCATTCGCTGGCAGATCGCCTATCCGGGCAAGCCCGTTCCCGTGATCGGCTCCATCCTGCCGGATACGTGGGTGACGGAACCGGCGAGCGGCGTCATCACGCCCGAGTTCTACGCCCAGTTGCTGTCCATGCACGGCACGATCATGATCTTCTTCGTCATCATCCCGCTCGCGGTCGGGATGTTCGGCAACTTCTGCATACCGCTGATGATCGGTACGGACGATATGGCGCTGCCGCGACTCAACATGTGGTCGTTCTGGCTGATGCCGCCCGCCGGTCTCATCATGATGGCCGGATTCTTCACCGAAACCGGATACGGCGGGGCGGGGTGGACGTCCTATCCACCATTGTCGGCCGTCACGACGCTGCCACCGATGGTGTTGAGCGGACAGACCCTCTGGTTGATATCGCTCTTCCTCGTCGGTTTCTCGTCCATCATGGGCGCCGTCAACTACGTCACGACGGTCCTGAACAAGCGCGCCAAGGGAATGAAGCTGTTCGACATGCCGCTGACGGTATGGGGTATCTTCATCACGGCCATCATCGTCACGCTCGGAACGCCCGTTCTCGCGAGCGGTCTGGCGATGCTGTTCATGGACAACTTCTTCAAGACGAGCTTCTTCCTGCCCGACCACCTCGTGACGGCTTCGTCCCACGGCTTCAACGTCGGTACGGGCCAGCCCATCCTGTGGCAGCACATCTTCTGGTTCTACTCGCACCCTGCCGTCTACATCATGATCCTGCCCCTCATGGGCATCGTGAGTGACGTGCTGTCGACCTTCTCGCGCAAGCCGATCTACGGATACAAGGCAATGGTGTTCGCCATCGGAGGCATCGCCTTCCTCGGCTTCATCGTCTGGGGGCACCACATGTTCCAGTCGGGCATGAATCCGCTCCTCGGTACGACGTTCATGCTCTCGACCATCGTCATCGCCGTTCCGTCGTCCATCAAGGTCTTCAACTGGCTGGGTACGCTCTGGCGTGGTAACATCAAGTTCTCGACGGCCATGCTCAACGCCCTGGCCTTCGTCTCGATGTTCATCATCGGCGGTCTCTCGGGGATATTCATGGCCTCGGCACCCGTCGACATCTACATCCACGATACGTACTTCATCGTGGCCCACATCCACTACGTGCTCTTCGGCGGATCGCTCTTCGGCATCTTCGCCGGTATCTACTACTGGTATCCGAAGATGTTCGGCAAGATGCTGAACGAGTCATGGGGACGGAAGCACTTCTACTGGACGTTCATCACGTTCAACTTCACGTTCTTCCCGATGCACATTCTCGGCGTGGGCGGTCACATGCGCCGTATCTACGATCCGAATGTCTACGACTTCCTCAAGGGTCTGGCTGGCGTGAACGAATTCATCACGATTTCGGCCATCGCCCTCGGCTTCTCCCAGCTCATCCTGATCTTCAACATCCTCTACTCGCTCAAGTTCGGCAAGAAGGCCCCGCGCAATCCGTGGCGCGCCAACTCGCTCGAATGGGCAGCTCCGGCACATCCCGGCCACGGCAACTTCGATCGCGACATCACGGTGTATCGCGGACCGTACGAGTACAGCGCCGCGGGCCGCGAGCTGGATTACTGGCCGCAGTGGGAGCCGGGCAAGTCGGTATCGGTGCATCACCATACCATCGTAGTGGACGACCAATCCGAGAACAACGTCTTCGGAGCGCACTGACGCGGAGTCGGTGAAACCAGGGCATACCATCATGAACACTTCCGACAACGACCGATCGATCACGAGGCTGCACTGGATCAGTGTAGCCTTGTGTATGCTGACGTTCGGACTGATCGTCTGGGGTGGTCACGTCAACACGACGCGATCGGGGATGGCGTTTCCTGACTGGCCGACGTCCAATGCCGCGCCCATGCTCACCTATGCACCGTCGGAATGGCTTACCGTTCCCGACCGGTTCTGGGAGCACGGACACCGGCTCTTCGCGAGCGTCGTCGGTCTCGTCACCGTTCTCGTGCTGCTGGTCTCGTATCGCTCCATTCCGCGTGAACGACGCGCGGGCAAGAGCATCATGGCGCTCGACGGCTTCATATTCCTCGTCGTGGCCACGGCCCTCGTAGGCATCAACTCCATGCCGGGTGGGTTCATGGAAGCCGTCATGACCCTGCTTGCCGTCTGCCTCGCGGCCTTCCTCGTCCGCGCTTCGCGCGAGAAGGATGCCGTACGCGTGCACTGGCTCGCCCAGGCGGCCTTCGTGGGCGTCTGCCTGCAGGCCTGCTTCGGCGGATATACCGTGCGCAACAATCTTCCCGACTGGACATCGACGACGCACGGCATGCTCGCCGAGATCTATTTCATGATCGTCATCGGCATCGCCCTGCTCACCAGCAAGGCATGGCGCAATCAGCAGCGTGGTGGCCGTATTGCGACGGCCGGACGTACGACGACCATGATCGTCTGTACGACGTGGGCCCTGACCTTCGTGCAGTTCTTCCTCGGCGCATTGACGCGCCATACCGATGCCTGGGGTGTGAGCACGAGCTTCCCGCAGTGGAGCGACGAAGGGTTCTTCCCGTCGTCCGAGCTCCTGCAGTACGCCCAGGTCGTCATCCATCTCACACACAGAACGACGGCCTATGTCGTGGCGCTCCTCGTCGTGATCCAGTGGGTCATGATCTGGCGCCGCCGCAGCGACTTCCGTCGTGTCGCACTCACGTCGACGGCGGCCCTGGTCCTCGTCTTCGTACAGATACTGCTCGGTGCCGCCATCCTGTGGACGGCGCGCGGCGAGCTGGCGACGACGCTCCACGTCATGACCGGCGTGGTGTTGCTCGCACTGAACACCATAACCATGTATACGATGTTGCGATTCCACGTCGCCCCGTCGGGCCGTGCGGATGTCATGCATTCCGTGGCCGTAGGGCAGGGGAGTCGATGAGGCATGTCGACGCACGACCACGATATCGCCGCCGGAGTGTTACCTGCAACGGACGCCGTCATGGAAAAGACGGCATCCGATGGAATACTGCGGCAGTACTACGAGCTGACCAAGCCCGGCATCAGCCAGATGGTGGCGTTGTCGACGCTCGCGGGCTACTACCTGGCGATACCGACGGATGTGATGACGGCGGTGCGTTCCATGGATTCGTGGCTGCACTTCGGTGCCACGATGGTCGGCACGCTCGCCATCAGCAGCGGAAGCTGCGTGATGAATCACGTGATGGAACGCGAGCACGATGCGCGGATGAAGAGAACGTCCACGCGACCGCTTCCCAGCGGACGTATCACGGCAGGGGCGGCGACGGTCTTCGGAATGGCTCTCACCATCGTCGGTGCGGCCCTCCTGTGGAACGTCAACATGCTGACCTTCCTGCTCGCTGTGGCCACGTGGGCCTTCTATCTCGCGGTCTATACGCCGATGAAGCGGACGTCGTCGCTGGCCCTTCTCGTAGGAGGCATTCCTGGCGCACTGCCCTTCGCAGGTGGTTGGACGGCCGTACGGGGAACGATGGACGCTCCTGCATGGGTGCTCTTCGCAATCCTCTTCTTCTGGCAGATGCCGCACTTCCTGGCGCTGTCGTGGATGTATCGCAACGACTATCGCGAAGGCGGTTTCGTCCTTCGCGCATTGCAGGACGACAGCGGGAAGGTACTCGGTGTGCAGATGACGCTCTACAGCGTCTGCATGCTCGTATCCATCCTGTTCCCGACCATTCTCGGTGTCACGGGCTGGCTCTATGCGGCCGGGGCATCGCTACTGGGACTATGGCTTACGGCCGAATCGGTGCGCTTCGTGCGTATTGGTGATCATGCGGCGGCGCGACGTGTCCTGTTGACGTCCTATGCCGTTCTCATGGGCGTGCTGTTCCTCATGTTCCTCGACAAAGCATAAACGACCAATCATTACACAGGTGGACCATGTCGATCGCGTTGAATCTCTCGCATGAGCCGGTAACCAAGATACCGAACGGAAAGCTGGCCATGTGGGCGTTCCTGGCTTCCGAGCTCATGTTCTTCTCGGGCTTCTTCGGAGCATTCATCGTTCTGCGCAACAGCAACTACGAGCTGTTCGGTCAGGGTTCGCACCACCTGAGCGTGCCTCTGGCGCTGACGAATACCTTCATCCTCATCGCCAGTTCACTGACGATGGCGCTGGCCATCCTCAACCTCGAGCGTGGCAACAGAAAGAACTTCCAGTTGTTCCTCGGCCTCACGATTCTCGGAGCCTTCGGCTTCCTCATCGTCAAGACCTTCGAATACAGCGCCAAGTGGCATGACGGTCTGTTCCCGGGACAGGAGAACCACACGATCTTCTTCTCCTTCTACTTCCTGATGACCGGCTTCCACGCCCTGCACGTCATCGGCGGTATCATTCCGATGCTCTACATGTTCTCGAAGTCGTTCTCGAAGAACGGATACGACTATCCCGTCAAGGTCGAAGTTCTCGGTCTCTACTGGCACTTCGTCGACCTCATGTGGATCTTCATCTTCCCGGCCCTGTATCTCATGATTCCGTACCACGCCGGACACTAAGGAGCAACTATGTCATCGCACGAACACGGTAATCCGATCAAAGAGTACATGAAGGTGTTCTACACCCTCTGTGGACTGACGTTGCTGACCGTCGGCGCTGCGGCATTGCCGTTCCCGCATTCGGTACTGGGCATCCCCGGAGACGTGGCTCACGTAGGTGTGGGTATCATCATCGCCCTCATCAAGGTCG from Candidatus Kapaibacterium thiocyanatum includes:
- a CDS encoding alanine--tRNA ligase, translated to MTSQEIRQSFLDFFAARGHRVVPSAPVIPHGDPTLLFTNAGMNQFKDVFLGTGKRDYSRAVDTQKCIRVSGKHNDLEEVGYDTYHHTFFEMLGNWSFGDYYKEEALSWSWELLTEVWKLPKERLHATVYRTDDEAYEIWKRFLPESQIHRFDEKDNFWEMGDTGPCGPCSEIHFDRTPDCTGGPLVNAGVQEVIEIWNNVFIQYNRRADGSLEELASKHVDTGMGFERVTAVMQGKMSNYDTDVFQPLIGYTSALCGRPYRTELDDADGVAMRVIADHVRTLSFAIADGAIPGNEGRGYVLRRILRRAARYARNLGMTEPVLYKHVGILCDTMGDVFPELVKQRSMIERVMKAEEESFLATLERGLVRFEALANEHAGTIPGWDAFELYDTYGFPLDLTQLLARERGMDVDVAGYETQLEEQRARSRAARKSHVQEVTSSTIDAVSHFTGYEHDVEEAKVLYVEDNRIVLDATPFYVEMGGQVGDTGTIVVGGAEYRVEDVRKSGDAIVHVCEVQVDAAVGDTALAKLDAGRRRDIAREHSATHILHEALRRVLGSHVQQAGSLVAPDHLRFDFSHFERVHPDELDSIERMVNEKIFESIGIYTEELSIEKARTIPNVKMFFGDKYGDKVRVVFIDEKFSVELCGGTHVRNTSEIGLFKIVSESSVASGIRRIEAIAGRTIPSWLKDQQALARVHERERDDLQDRIRQLERELASLRTAELANAIPSIIAGAQSLDGFRVATGTVAAEDPEQLKSLGDELRSALKTQGVGVLASVNDDKVQLVCVVTDDLVPRIKAGAIVGAIAKELGGGGGGKPHMATAGGRDVAGLPAVMERIPSIITQTIS
- a CDS encoding phosphoribosylamine--glycine ligase, translating into MLLLGSGGREHALARALRNSATCAELWCAPGNPGTSHIATNVDLSIADHGAVIEWCKANGITLVVVGPEQPLEAGIADALKNAGIDVFGPSASAARIESSKGFAKDFMARHGIPTASYRRFDIAERDAALAYVAAHPLPVVVKADGLAAGKGVVVATTTGEAEAAVQEMFGGTFGTSGASIVVESFLEGEEASLFAITDGERYVVLASAQDHKRIGDGDTGKNTGGMGSYAPAPLVTDGVLSWAEEHIIRRAIDGMKADGHPFVGCLYAGLMVKPDGTSNVVEFNCRFGDPETQTVMTIVDGDVAALFAGAARGALDSTHIRNVADGCACTVVLASGGYPDAFDKGMVVSGLDEAAALENVIVYHAGTREQDGSIVTSGGRVFGVTARGATLSEARDRAYEAVDLIQYTNRYFRHDIAMKGINRSKEQE
- a CDS encoding cytochrome c oxidase subunit I; amino-acid sequence: MSTATLHAPESASEEHGHEHHALPWYRQYLFSTDHKVIAKQFMLVSLFFLFVGGAFALFIRWQIAYPGKPVPVIGSILPDTWVTEPASGVITPEFYAQLLSMHGTIMIFFVIIPLAVGMFGNFCIPLMIGTDDMALPRLNMWSFWLMPPAGLIMMAGFFTETGYGGAGWTSYPPLSAVTTLPPMVLSGQTLWLISLFLVGFSSIMGAVNYVTTVLNKRAKGMKLFDMPLTVWGIFITAIIVTLGTPVLASGLAMLFMDNFFKTSFFLPDHLVTASSHGFNVGTGQPILWQHIFWFYSHPAVYIMILPLMGIVSDVLSTFSRKPIYGYKAMVFAIGGIAFLGFIVWGHHMFQSGMNPLLGTTFMLSTIVIAVPSSIKVFNWLGTLWRGNIKFSTAMLNALAFVSMFIIGGLSGIFMASAPVDIYIHDTYFIVAHIHYVLFGGSLFGIFAGIYYWYPKMFGKMLNESWGRKHFYWTFITFNFTFFPMHILGVGGHMRRIYDPNVYDFLKGLAGVNEFITISAIALGFSQLILIFNILYSLKFGKKAPRNPWRANSLEWAAPAHPGHGNFDRDITVYRGPYEYSAAGRELDYWPQWEPGKSVSVHHHTIVVDDQSENNVFGAH
- a CDS encoding protoheme IX farnesyltransferase codes for the protein MSTHDHDIAAGVLPATDAVMEKTASDGILRQYYELTKPGISQMVALSTLAGYYLAIPTDVMTAVRSMDSWLHFGATMVGTLAISSGSCVMNHVMEREHDARMKRTSTRPLPSGRITAGAATVFGMALTIVGAALLWNVNMLTFLLAVATWAFYLAVYTPMKRTSSLALLVGGIPGALPFAGGWTAVRGTMDAPAWVLFAILFFWQMPHFLALSWMYRNDYREGGFVLRALQDDSGKVLGVQMTLYSVCMLVSILFPTILGVTGWLYAAGASLLGLWLTAESVRFVRIGDHAAARRVLLTSYAVLMGVLFLMFLDKA